In Anthonomus grandis grandis chromosome 6, icAntGran1.3, whole genome shotgun sequence, one DNA window encodes the following:
- the LOC126737645 gene encoding uncharacterized protein LOC126737645 isoform X1: protein MILVYAIFYLMIKNTTATIDINSAELQYLADHLTTEECRRLVAAAHFQAYEQPNALDQAERKVPKDTTCIEHLHHWNSQEGEGKGQTHEALGHRLRQLGRVDLADWLGKTVFHQLGVDLKKSIEEDMTELTLYNESFAPVTLEPLTPEIENPTSFSAMDYVLYSLGIGLGLTILALCGKMAWSSCREKIRRRLPFSHFFNIAGKKSHPCLVQLDVFKLMKGINIAFGFPIKTKDVISNVKGLCN, encoded by the exons ATGATCTTAGTTTACgctatattttatttgatgatAAAAAACACTACCGCTACAATTGATATAAACTCCGCAGAACTTCAATATTTAGCCGATCACTTAACGACCGAAGAATGCAGAAGATTGGTAGCTGCCGCACATTTTCAAGCATATGAGCAGCCGAATGCTTTGGATCAAGCag aacGTAAAGTTCCAAAAGACACCACGTGCATCGAGCACCTGCACCATTGGAATTCCCAGGAGGGAGAAGGAAAGGGGCAAACGCATGAAGCCTTGGGTCATAGATTGAGGCAACTGGGTCGAGTAGATCTAGCCGATTGGTTaggtaaaactgtttttcacCAGTTGGGTGTGGATTTAAAGAAAAGTATTGAAGAAGATATGACAGAACTAACACTGTATAATGAAAG TTTTGCTCCCGTTACGTTGGAGCCTCTTACCCCAGAAATTGAAAATCCTACAAGCTTCAGTGCTATGGATTACGTTTTATATTCACTTGGAATAGGACTTGGCTTAACTATTTTAGCGTTATGTGGCAAAATGGCTTGGAGTAGTTGTCGGGAAAAGATCAGAAGAAGGTTACCctttagtcatttttttaatattgcaggGAAAAAATCACACCCTTGTCTCGTTCAGTTGGACGTATTCAAATTAATGAAGGGAATAAATATCGCGTTTGGTTTTCCTATTAAGACTAAAGACGTAATTTCAAATGTCAAAGGGCTGTGTAATTAG
- the LOC126737645 gene encoding uncharacterized protein LOC126737645 isoform X2, with amino-acid sequence MILVYAIFYLMIKNTTATIDINSAELQYLADHLTTEECRRLVAAAHFQAYEQPNALDQAERKVPKDTTCIEHLHHWNSQEGEGKGQTHEALGHRLRQLGRVDLADWLGKTVFHQLGVDLKKSIEEDMTELTLYNESFAPVTLEPLTPEIENPTSFSAMDYVLYSLGIGLGLTILALCGKMAWSSCREKIRRRKYRKHKPYDFVETESSDSEYEENKFDVRTYTSSSRITR; translated from the exons ATGATCTTAGTTTACgctatattttatttgatgatAAAAAACACTACCGCTACAATTGATATAAACTCCGCAGAACTTCAATATTTAGCCGATCACTTAACGACCGAAGAATGCAGAAGATTGGTAGCTGCCGCACATTTTCAAGCATATGAGCAGCCGAATGCTTTGGATCAAGCag aacGTAAAGTTCCAAAAGACACCACGTGCATCGAGCACCTGCACCATTGGAATTCCCAGGAGGGAGAAGGAAAGGGGCAAACGCATGAAGCCTTGGGTCATAGATTGAGGCAACTGGGTCGAGTAGATCTAGCCGATTGGTTaggtaaaactgtttttcacCAGTTGGGTGTGGATTTAAAGAAAAGTATTGAAGAAGATATGACAGAACTAACACTGTATAATGAAAG TTTTGCTCCCGTTACGTTGGAGCCTCTTACCCCAGAAATTGAAAATCCTACAAGCTTCAGTGCTATGGATTACGTTTTATATTCACTTGGAATAGGACTTGGCTTAACTATTTTAGCGTTATGTGGCAAAATGGCTTGGAGTAGTTGTCGGGAAAAGATCAGAAGAAG GAAATATAGGAAACACAAACCTTACGACTTTGTAGAAACTGAAAGTTCAGACTCTGAATATGAAGAGAATAAGTTCGATGTAAGGACATATACTTCTAGTTCTCGTATTACTAGATGA
- the LOC126737646 gene encoding 60S ribosomal protein L38: MPRELTEIKDFLLTARRKDAKSVKIKKNPLNTKFKVRCSRFLYTLVITDKEKAEKLKQSLPPGLQVKEVK, translated from the exons ATG ccCAGGGAACTTACAGAAATCAAAGATTTCCTCCTCACAGCCAGAAGGAAAGATGCCAAAT ctgtTAAGATAAAGAAGAATCCTTTGAACACCAAATTCAAGGTCCGTTGTTCAAGGTTTTTGTACACCCTTGTCATCACTGACAAAGAAAAGGCAGAAAAACTGAAGCAATCCCTTCCACCAG gtctaCAAGTTAAAGAAGTTAAATAA
- the LOC126737168 gene encoding BTB/POZ domain-containing protein KCTD5: MAENVTNSNNLVKQCSIKNGNKQWVKLNVGGTYFLTTKTTLARDPNSFLYRLVQEDSDLETDKDESGAYLVDRDPNYFSPVLNFLRHGKLVINKGLAEEGVLEEAEFYNIAELVNLVKERIGHRDNICGKDGKKHVYRVIQCHEDELTQMVSTMSDGWKFEQLVNIGSQYNYGQDEHAEFLCVVSREYGVPEGSEVRSEREDRAKVLQQKGSRM, encoded by the exons ATGGCTGAGAACGTAACGAATTCGAATAATTTAGTAAAACAATGCTCTATCAAAAACGGAAATAAACAATGGGTGAAGCTAAATGTAGGAGGAACGTATTTTCTAACCACTAAAACTACCTTAGCCAGAGACCCCAATTCGTTTTTATATAGGCTAGTTCAAGAAGATAGTGACTTAGAGACTGATAAA GATGAATCTGGGGCTTATTTAGTAGACAGAGACCCCAACTACTTTAGTccagtattaaattttttaagacatggtaaattagtaataaataaggGCCTGGCCGAGGAAGGGGTCTTAGAAGAGGCCGAATTTTATAATATAGCGGAACTTGTCAACTTAGTGAAAGAGCGAATAGGGCATAGAGATAATATATGTGGGAAGGATGGCAAGAAACATGTTTATAGAGTAATTCAATGTCATGAAGATGAACTTACGCAG ATGGTGTCCACAATGTCTGACGGTTGGAAATTCGAACAGCTAGTAAACATAGGGTCGCAATACAATTATGGACAAGACGAGCATGCGGAATTTTTATGTGTAGTAAGTAGAGAATACGGAGTTCCCGAGGGATCTGAAGTGCGATCAGAGAGAGAAGATCGCGctaaagttctacagcaaaaaGGATCTAGGATGTAA